The Megalobrama amblycephala isolate DHTTF-2021 linkage group LG13, ASM1881202v1, whole genome shotgun sequence genome contains a region encoding:
- the myo1eb gene encoding myosin IEb isoform X3 yields the protein MGSKEKYHWQTQNVKVSGVDDMVLLSKISEEAITDNLKKRYMDDYIFTYIGPVLISVNPFKQLPYFTDREIELYQGAAQYENPPHIYALADNVYRNMMIDSENQCVIISGESGAGKTVAAKYIMSYISKVSGGGPKVQHVKDIILQSNPLLEAFGNAKTVRNNNSSRFGKYFEIQFSRGGEPDGGKISNFLLEKSRVVSQNHGERNFHIYYQLLQGATKEQRENLGVTTPDYYFYLNQSSTYTVEDVNDKKEFEDTMAAMSVVGLSVDAQDTVLQIVAAILHLGNIAFREEGNYAVVESEDFLAFPSYLLGINQDGLKRKLTSRIMDSKWGGKTETISVTLNTEQASFTRDALSKALYSRLFDYLVDAINKAMQKDREDLNIGVLDIYGFEIFQKNGFEQFCINFVNEKLQQIFIELTLKAEQEEYVQEGIKWTAIEYFNNKVVCDLIESKVNPIGIMSILDDVCATMHAKGEGADQTLLQKLQSQIGTHEHFNSWNKGFIVHHYAGKVSYDVSGFCERNRDVLFSDIIELMQSSEFAFIKDLFPENLEAEKRGRPTTAGSKIKKQANNLVQTLMKCTPHYIRCIKPNETKKPRDWEESRVKHQVEYLGLRENIRVRRAGYAFRRVFKKFLQRYAILTKESWPQWRGDEKQGVLHLLKSVNMDSDQYQLGKTKIFIKAPESLFLLEEMRERKYNGYARVIQQAWRKHIAVRKYVRMREEASDLLLNKKERRKNSLNRNFMGDYIGTDNHPEIRQFVGRRERIDFADVVVKYDRRFKTVKRDLILTPKFLYLIGREKVKQGPEKGQIQEVLKRKIEVEKIQSVSLSTLQDDLFILHEDQYDSVLQSVFKTEFLSLLYKRYEEKTRKKLPLKFNNLLEFKVKKGGWGPFASAGSRQIQFQMGQGDDAVLKPSSKVLSVSIGPGLPKNARPTRRDNRKSRYMGNQNRNVGQNSRAPKSDGRGRGTQGQPAVRNSLLRQQSSMDQPTLPRLQGSRRSQQESQIYTDMGFMKVPDQGVAGMHRRRSKEYKPLPGSGRPKPRPRTPQCRALYAYDAQDTDELSFQTDEIIDILSEDPSGWWLGRLRGKEGVFPGNYVEKI from the exons ATG GGAAGCAAAGAGAAATATCACTGGCAGACCCAGAATGTTAAGGTCAGTGGTGTGGACGACATGGTCCTCCTCTCCAAGATCAGTGAAGAAGCCATCACAGATAACCTCAAGAAAAGATACATGGATGACTACATTTTT ACATACATTGGTCCTGTGCTGATATCAGTGAACCCCTTCAAACAGCTGCCATATTTCACAGACCGTGAGATTGAACTTTATCAGGGAGCC GCACAGTATGAGAATCCCCCCCACATCTACGCTCTGGCCGACAATGTGTACCGCAACATGATGATTGACTCAGAGAACCAGTGTGTGATTATCAG CGGAGAGAGTGGAGCAGGAAAGACAGTGGCAGCCAAGTACATTATGAGCTACATCTCCAAAGTCTCAGGAGGTGGGCCTAAAGTTCAG CATGTTAAAGACATCATTCTCCAGTCTAACCCCCTCCTGGAGGCTTTTGGGAATGCCAAAACCGTCCGCAACAACAACTCCAGTCGCTTT GGAAAATACTTTGAAATACAGTTCAGCCGAGGAGGAGAACCAGATGGTGGAAAGATCTCTAACTTCCTACTGGAAAAATCCAGAGTAGTGTCTCAGAACCATGGGGAAAGGAATTTCCATATATACTACCAG CTCTTGCAAGGAGCCACCAAGGAACAGAGAGAGAATTTAGGCGTCACAACCCCTGATTACTACTTCTACTTAAACCAGTCCAGCACCTACACTGTGGAGGACGTCAATGACAAGAAGGAGTTTGAAGACACAATG gctGCCATGTCTGTGGTCGGCCTTTCTGTGGATGCACAGGATACTGTGCTGCAGATTGTGGCAGCAATCCTCCATCTTGGAAACATCGCTTTCAGAGAGGAGGGCAATTATGCTGTGGTGGAGAGTGAAGACT TCCTGGCATTCCCGTCATACCTTTTGGGAATCAATCAGGATGGTCTAAAAAGGAAATTGACCAGTCGCATCATGGACAGCAAGTGGGGTGGCAAGACGGAGACTATTTCTGTCACCTTAAACACGGAGCAGGCCTCCTTCACTCGAGATGCCCTGTCTAAAGCACTGTATTCTAGACTCTTTGACTACTTGGTTGAT GCCATAAACAAGGCAATGCAGAAAGACCGTGAGGATTTAAACATTGGAGTTCTGGACATCTATGGCTTTGAAATCTTTCAG aaaAATGGATTTGAACAATTCTGCATTAACTTTGTGAATGAAAAACTGCAGCAGATTTTTATTGAGCTCACACTAAAAGCAGAGCAG GAAGAGTACGTGCAAGAGGGAATCAAATGGACCGCCATTGAGTACTTTAACAACAAAGTTGTATGTGATTTAATTGAGTCCAAAGTG AATCCTATTGGCATCATGAGCATCTTGGATGATGTGTGTGCCACCATGCATGCGAAAGGAGAGGGTGCAGACCAGACTCTGCTGCAAAAGCTGCAGTCACAAATTGGCACTCATGAGCATTTCAACAGCTGGAACAAAGGTTTCATAGTGCACCACTACGCAGGCAAG GTGTCTTATGATGTGAGCGGCTTCTGTGAGAGGAACAGGGATGTGCTGTTCAGTGACATCATCGAGCTCATGCAGAGCAGTGAGTT CGCCTTCATCAAAGATCTGTTCCCAGAGAACCTTGAGGCTGAGAAAAGGGGCCGTCCCACCACTGCAGGTTCAAAGATTAAG AAACAAGCAAATAATCTTGTCCAGACATTAATGAAATGCACCCCACACTATATTCGATGCATCAAGCCCAACGAGACCAAAAAGCCTCGCGACTGGGAGGAAAGCCGTGTCAAACACCAGGTGGAATATCTGGGACTGCGAGAGAACATCCGTGTGCGCAGGGCCGGCTACGCCTTCCGACGTGTCTTCAAGAAATTCCTACAAAG ATATGCCATCTTGACCAAAGAATCATGGCCCCAGTGGCGTGGAGATGAAAAACAGGGTGTCCTGCACCTTTTAAAATCTGTCAACATGGACTCTGACCAGTACCAGCTGGGCAAGACCAAAATCTTCATCAAGGCCCCAGAATCT TTGTTCCTGCTGGAGGAGATGAGGGAAAGAAAATACAACGGATATGCTCGGGTAATCCAACAAGCCTGGCGCAAACACATCGCTGTGCGCAAGTATGTCCGCATGCGAGAGGAAG CCTCTGACCTCCTGTTGAACAAGAAGGAGAGAAGAAAGAACAGTCTGAACCGCAATTTCATGGGAGACTACATCGGCACGGACAACCATCCGGAGATTCGGCAGTTTGTGGGTCGTAGGGAGAGGATTGACTTTGCTGATGTGGTGGTCAAATACGACCGCAGATTTAAG ACTGTCAAGCGTGACCTCATTCTCACCCCTAAGTTCCTCTATCTGATTGGACGTGAGAAGGTGAAACAGGGTCCTGAGAAAGGCCAGATCCAGGAGGTCTTGAAAAGGAAGATTGAGGTGGAGAAGATCCAGTCTGTCTCTCTTAG CACACTACAGGATGACCTCTTCATACTGCACGAGGATCAATATGACAGTGTTCTGCAGTCTGTCTTTAAAACGGAGTTCCTCAGTCTGCTGTACAAGCGTTACGAGGAAAAAACACGGAAAAAGTTGCCACTCAAGTTCAACAACCT ACTTGAATTTAAGGTGAAGAAAGGGGGATGGGGTCCGTTTGCATCTGCTGGCTCTCGACAGATCCAATTTCAGATGGGTCAGGGGGACGATGCAGTTCTGAAGCCGAGCAGTAAGGTCCTGTCTGTCAGTATTGGCCCCGGTTTGCCTAAAAACgcaa GACCAACACGGCGTGACAACCGAAAGAGCAGGTACATGGGCAACCAGAATCGCAATGTAGGCCAGAATTCACGTG CTCCCAAATCTGATGGTCGAGGTAGAGGAACCCAAGGGCAGCCCGCCGTTAGGAACTCTCTGCTCCGTCAGCAGTCCAGCATGGATCAGCCCACCCTTCCCCGACTCCAGGGATCTCGCCGCAGTCAGCAGGAGAGCCAGATCTACACTGATATGGGCTTCATGAAGGTTCCTGATCAAGGCGTGGCAGG GATGCATCGCAGACGTTCGAAAGAGTACAAGCCTCTCCCAGGGTCAGGGCGACCCAAACCCAGACCCCGCACCCCACAATGCAGAGCACTCTACGCTTATGATGCTCAAGACACAGATGAGCTCAGCTTTCAAACAGATGAAATCATAGATATCCTAAGTGAAG ACCCCTCAGGTTGGTGGCTAGGCCGTCTTCGAGGAAAAGAAGGCGTGTTTCCTGGCAACTACGTTGAGAAGATCTAA
- the myo1eb gene encoding myosin IEb isoform X1 — MGSKEKYHWQTQNVKVSGVDDMVLLSKISEEAITDNLKKRYMDDYIFTYIGPVLISVNPFKQLPYFTDREIELYQGAAQYENPPHIYALADNVYRNMMIDSENQCVIISGESGAGKTVAAKYIMSYISKVSGGGPKVQHVKDIILQSNPLLEAFGNAKTVRNNNSSRFGKYFEIQFSRGGEPDGGKISNFLLEKSRVVSQNHGERNFHIYYQLLQGATKEQRENLGVTTPDYYFYLNQSSTYTVEDVNDKKEFEDTMAAMSVVGLSVDAQDTVLQIVAAILHLGNIAFREEGNYAVVESEDFLAFPSYLLGINQDGLKRKLTSRIMDSKWGGKTETISVTLNTEQASFTRDALSKALYSRLFDYLVDAINKAMQKDREDLNIGVLDIYGFEIFQKNGFEQFCINFVNEKLQQIFIELTLKAEQEEYVQEGIKWTAIEYFNNKVVCDLIESKVNPIGIMSILDDVCATMHAKGEGADQTLLQKLQSQIGTHEHFNSWNKGFIVHHYAGKVSYDVSGFCERNRDVLFSDIIELMQSSEFAFIKDLFPENLEAEKRGRPTTAGSKIKKQANNLVQTLMKCTPHYIRCIKPNETKKPRDWEESRVKHQVEYLGLRENIRVRRAGYAFRRVFKKFLQRYAILTKESWPQWRGDEKQGVLHLLKSVNMDSDQYQLGKTKIFIKAPESLFLLEEMRERKYNGYARVIQQAWRKHIAVRKYVRMREEASDLLLNKKERRKNSLNRNFMGDYIGTDNHPEIRQFVGRRERIDFADVVVKYDRRFKTVKRDLILTPKFLYLIGREKVKQGPEKGQIQEVLKRKIEVEKIQSVSLSTLQDDLFILHEDQYDSVLQSVFKTEFLSLLYKRYEEKTRKKLPLKFNNLLEFKVKKGGWGPFASAGSRQIQFQMGQGDDAVLKPSSKVLSVSIGPGLPKNARPTRRDNRKSRYMGNQNRNVGQNSREAPKSDGRGRGTQGQPAVRNSLLRQQSSMDQPTLPRLQGSRRSQQESQIYTDMGFMKVPDQGVAGMHRRRSKEYKPLPGSGRPKPRPRTPQCRALYAYDAQDTDELSFQTDEIIDILSEDPSGWWLGRLRGKEGVFPGNYVEKI; from the exons ATG GGAAGCAAAGAGAAATATCACTGGCAGACCCAGAATGTTAAGGTCAGTGGTGTGGACGACATGGTCCTCCTCTCCAAGATCAGTGAAGAAGCCATCACAGATAACCTCAAGAAAAGATACATGGATGACTACATTTTT ACATACATTGGTCCTGTGCTGATATCAGTGAACCCCTTCAAACAGCTGCCATATTTCACAGACCGTGAGATTGAACTTTATCAGGGAGCC GCACAGTATGAGAATCCCCCCCACATCTACGCTCTGGCCGACAATGTGTACCGCAACATGATGATTGACTCAGAGAACCAGTGTGTGATTATCAG CGGAGAGAGTGGAGCAGGAAAGACAGTGGCAGCCAAGTACATTATGAGCTACATCTCCAAAGTCTCAGGAGGTGGGCCTAAAGTTCAG CATGTTAAAGACATCATTCTCCAGTCTAACCCCCTCCTGGAGGCTTTTGGGAATGCCAAAACCGTCCGCAACAACAACTCCAGTCGCTTT GGAAAATACTTTGAAATACAGTTCAGCCGAGGAGGAGAACCAGATGGTGGAAAGATCTCTAACTTCCTACTGGAAAAATCCAGAGTAGTGTCTCAGAACCATGGGGAAAGGAATTTCCATATATACTACCAG CTCTTGCAAGGAGCCACCAAGGAACAGAGAGAGAATTTAGGCGTCACAACCCCTGATTACTACTTCTACTTAAACCAGTCCAGCACCTACACTGTGGAGGACGTCAATGACAAGAAGGAGTTTGAAGACACAATG gctGCCATGTCTGTGGTCGGCCTTTCTGTGGATGCACAGGATACTGTGCTGCAGATTGTGGCAGCAATCCTCCATCTTGGAAACATCGCTTTCAGAGAGGAGGGCAATTATGCTGTGGTGGAGAGTGAAGACT TCCTGGCATTCCCGTCATACCTTTTGGGAATCAATCAGGATGGTCTAAAAAGGAAATTGACCAGTCGCATCATGGACAGCAAGTGGGGTGGCAAGACGGAGACTATTTCTGTCACCTTAAACACGGAGCAGGCCTCCTTCACTCGAGATGCCCTGTCTAAAGCACTGTATTCTAGACTCTTTGACTACTTGGTTGAT GCCATAAACAAGGCAATGCAGAAAGACCGTGAGGATTTAAACATTGGAGTTCTGGACATCTATGGCTTTGAAATCTTTCAG aaaAATGGATTTGAACAATTCTGCATTAACTTTGTGAATGAAAAACTGCAGCAGATTTTTATTGAGCTCACACTAAAAGCAGAGCAG GAAGAGTACGTGCAAGAGGGAATCAAATGGACCGCCATTGAGTACTTTAACAACAAAGTTGTATGTGATTTAATTGAGTCCAAAGTG AATCCTATTGGCATCATGAGCATCTTGGATGATGTGTGTGCCACCATGCATGCGAAAGGAGAGGGTGCAGACCAGACTCTGCTGCAAAAGCTGCAGTCACAAATTGGCACTCATGAGCATTTCAACAGCTGGAACAAAGGTTTCATAGTGCACCACTACGCAGGCAAG GTGTCTTATGATGTGAGCGGCTTCTGTGAGAGGAACAGGGATGTGCTGTTCAGTGACATCATCGAGCTCATGCAGAGCAGTGAGTT CGCCTTCATCAAAGATCTGTTCCCAGAGAACCTTGAGGCTGAGAAAAGGGGCCGTCCCACCACTGCAGGTTCAAAGATTAAG AAACAAGCAAATAATCTTGTCCAGACATTAATGAAATGCACCCCACACTATATTCGATGCATCAAGCCCAACGAGACCAAAAAGCCTCGCGACTGGGAGGAAAGCCGTGTCAAACACCAGGTGGAATATCTGGGACTGCGAGAGAACATCCGTGTGCGCAGGGCCGGCTACGCCTTCCGACGTGTCTTCAAGAAATTCCTACAAAG ATATGCCATCTTGACCAAAGAATCATGGCCCCAGTGGCGTGGAGATGAAAAACAGGGTGTCCTGCACCTTTTAAAATCTGTCAACATGGACTCTGACCAGTACCAGCTGGGCAAGACCAAAATCTTCATCAAGGCCCCAGAATCT TTGTTCCTGCTGGAGGAGATGAGGGAAAGAAAATACAACGGATATGCTCGGGTAATCCAACAAGCCTGGCGCAAACACATCGCTGTGCGCAAGTATGTCCGCATGCGAGAGGAAG CCTCTGACCTCCTGTTGAACAAGAAGGAGAGAAGAAAGAACAGTCTGAACCGCAATTTCATGGGAGACTACATCGGCACGGACAACCATCCGGAGATTCGGCAGTTTGTGGGTCGTAGGGAGAGGATTGACTTTGCTGATGTGGTGGTCAAATACGACCGCAGATTTAAG ACTGTCAAGCGTGACCTCATTCTCACCCCTAAGTTCCTCTATCTGATTGGACGTGAGAAGGTGAAACAGGGTCCTGAGAAAGGCCAGATCCAGGAGGTCTTGAAAAGGAAGATTGAGGTGGAGAAGATCCAGTCTGTCTCTCTTAG CACACTACAGGATGACCTCTTCATACTGCACGAGGATCAATATGACAGTGTTCTGCAGTCTGTCTTTAAAACGGAGTTCCTCAGTCTGCTGTACAAGCGTTACGAGGAAAAAACACGGAAAAAGTTGCCACTCAAGTTCAACAACCT ACTTGAATTTAAGGTGAAGAAAGGGGGATGGGGTCCGTTTGCATCTGCTGGCTCTCGACAGATCCAATTTCAGATGGGTCAGGGGGACGATGCAGTTCTGAAGCCGAGCAGTAAGGTCCTGTCTGTCAGTATTGGCCCCGGTTTGCCTAAAAACgcaa GACCAACACGGCGTGACAACCGAAAGAGCAGGTACATGGGCAACCAGAATCGCAATGTAGGCCAGAATTCACGTG AAGCTCCCAAATCTGATGGTCGAGGTAGAGGAACCCAAGGGCAGCCCGCCGTTAGGAACTCTCTGCTCCGTCAGCAGTCCAGCATGGATCAGCCCACCCTTCCCCGACTCCAGGGATCTCGCCGCAGTCAGCAGGAGAGCCAGATCTACACTGATATGGGCTTCATGAAGGTTCCTGATCAAGGCGTGGCAGG GATGCATCGCAGACGTTCGAAAGAGTACAAGCCTCTCCCAGGGTCAGGGCGACCCAAACCCAGACCCCGCACCCCACAATGCAGAGCACTCTACGCTTATGATGCTCAAGACACAGATGAGCTCAGCTTTCAAACAGATGAAATCATAGATATCCTAAGTGAAG ACCCCTCAGGTTGGTGGCTAGGCCGTCTTCGAGGAAAAGAAGGCGTGTTTCCTGGCAACTACGTTGAGAAGATCTAA
- the myo1eb gene encoding myosin IEb isoform X4, whose protein sequence is MSRPEGQTQHVKDIILQSNPLLEAFGNAKTVRNNNSSRFGKYFEIQFSRGGEPDGGKISNFLLEKSRVVSQNHGERNFHIYYQLLQGATKEQRENLGVTTPDYYFYLNQSSTYTVEDVNDKKEFEDTMAAMSVVGLSVDAQDTVLQIVAAILHLGNIAFREEGNYAVVESEDFLAFPSYLLGINQDGLKRKLTSRIMDSKWGGKTETISVTLNTEQASFTRDALSKALYSRLFDYLVDAINKAMQKDREDLNIGVLDIYGFEIFQKNGFEQFCINFVNEKLQQIFIELTLKAEQEEYVQEGIKWTAIEYFNNKVVCDLIESKVNPIGIMSILDDVCATMHAKGEGADQTLLQKLQSQIGTHEHFNSWNKGFIVHHYAGKVSYDVSGFCERNRDVLFSDIIELMQSSEFAFIKDLFPENLEAEKRGRPTTAGSKIKKQANNLVQTLMKCTPHYIRCIKPNETKKPRDWEESRVKHQVEYLGLRENIRVRRAGYAFRRVFKKFLQRYAILTKESWPQWRGDEKQGVLHLLKSVNMDSDQYQLGKTKIFIKAPESLFLLEEMRERKYNGYARVIQQAWRKHIAVRKYVRMREEASDLLLNKKERRKNSLNRNFMGDYIGTDNHPEIRQFVGRRERIDFADVVVKYDRRFKTVKRDLILTPKFLYLIGREKVKQGPEKGQIQEVLKRKIEVEKIQSVSLSTLQDDLFILHEDQYDSVLQSVFKTEFLSLLYKRYEEKTRKKLPLKFNNLLEFKVKKGGWGPFASAGSRQIQFQMGQGDDAVLKPSSKVLSVSIGPGLPKNARPTRRDNRKSRYMGNQNRNVGQNSREAPKSDGRGRGTQGQPAVRNSLLRQQSSMDQPTLPRLQGSRRSQQESQIYTDMGFMKVPDQGVAGMHRRRSKEYKPLPGSGRPKPRPRTPQCRALYAYDAQDTDELSFQTDEIIDILSEDPSGWWLGRLRGKEGVFPGNYVEKI, encoded by the exons ATGTCTCGGCCTGAAGGACAGACGCAG CATGTTAAAGACATCATTCTCCAGTCTAACCCCCTCCTGGAGGCTTTTGGGAATGCCAAAACCGTCCGCAACAACAACTCCAGTCGCTTT GGAAAATACTTTGAAATACAGTTCAGCCGAGGAGGAGAACCAGATGGTGGAAAGATCTCTAACTTCCTACTGGAAAAATCCAGAGTAGTGTCTCAGAACCATGGGGAAAGGAATTTCCATATATACTACCAG CTCTTGCAAGGAGCCACCAAGGAACAGAGAGAGAATTTAGGCGTCACAACCCCTGATTACTACTTCTACTTAAACCAGTCCAGCACCTACACTGTGGAGGACGTCAATGACAAGAAGGAGTTTGAAGACACAATG gctGCCATGTCTGTGGTCGGCCTTTCTGTGGATGCACAGGATACTGTGCTGCAGATTGTGGCAGCAATCCTCCATCTTGGAAACATCGCTTTCAGAGAGGAGGGCAATTATGCTGTGGTGGAGAGTGAAGACT TCCTGGCATTCCCGTCATACCTTTTGGGAATCAATCAGGATGGTCTAAAAAGGAAATTGACCAGTCGCATCATGGACAGCAAGTGGGGTGGCAAGACGGAGACTATTTCTGTCACCTTAAACACGGAGCAGGCCTCCTTCACTCGAGATGCCCTGTCTAAAGCACTGTATTCTAGACTCTTTGACTACTTGGTTGAT GCCATAAACAAGGCAATGCAGAAAGACCGTGAGGATTTAAACATTGGAGTTCTGGACATCTATGGCTTTGAAATCTTTCAG aaaAATGGATTTGAACAATTCTGCATTAACTTTGTGAATGAAAAACTGCAGCAGATTTTTATTGAGCTCACACTAAAAGCAGAGCAG GAAGAGTACGTGCAAGAGGGAATCAAATGGACCGCCATTGAGTACTTTAACAACAAAGTTGTATGTGATTTAATTGAGTCCAAAGTG AATCCTATTGGCATCATGAGCATCTTGGATGATGTGTGTGCCACCATGCATGCGAAAGGAGAGGGTGCAGACCAGACTCTGCTGCAAAAGCTGCAGTCACAAATTGGCACTCATGAGCATTTCAACAGCTGGAACAAAGGTTTCATAGTGCACCACTACGCAGGCAAG GTGTCTTATGATGTGAGCGGCTTCTGTGAGAGGAACAGGGATGTGCTGTTCAGTGACATCATCGAGCTCATGCAGAGCAGTGAGTT CGCCTTCATCAAAGATCTGTTCCCAGAGAACCTTGAGGCTGAGAAAAGGGGCCGTCCCACCACTGCAGGTTCAAAGATTAAG AAACAAGCAAATAATCTTGTCCAGACATTAATGAAATGCACCCCACACTATATTCGATGCATCAAGCCCAACGAGACCAAAAAGCCTCGCGACTGGGAGGAAAGCCGTGTCAAACACCAGGTGGAATATCTGGGACTGCGAGAGAACATCCGTGTGCGCAGGGCCGGCTACGCCTTCCGACGTGTCTTCAAGAAATTCCTACAAAG ATATGCCATCTTGACCAAAGAATCATGGCCCCAGTGGCGTGGAGATGAAAAACAGGGTGTCCTGCACCTTTTAAAATCTGTCAACATGGACTCTGACCAGTACCAGCTGGGCAAGACCAAAATCTTCATCAAGGCCCCAGAATCT TTGTTCCTGCTGGAGGAGATGAGGGAAAGAAAATACAACGGATATGCTCGGGTAATCCAACAAGCCTGGCGCAAACACATCGCTGTGCGCAAGTATGTCCGCATGCGAGAGGAAG CCTCTGACCTCCTGTTGAACAAGAAGGAGAGAAGAAAGAACAGTCTGAACCGCAATTTCATGGGAGACTACATCGGCACGGACAACCATCCGGAGATTCGGCAGTTTGTGGGTCGTAGGGAGAGGATTGACTTTGCTGATGTGGTGGTCAAATACGACCGCAGATTTAAG ACTGTCAAGCGTGACCTCATTCTCACCCCTAAGTTCCTCTATCTGATTGGACGTGAGAAGGTGAAACAGGGTCCTGAGAAAGGCCAGATCCAGGAGGTCTTGAAAAGGAAGATTGAGGTGGAGAAGATCCAGTCTGTCTCTCTTAG CACACTACAGGATGACCTCTTCATACTGCACGAGGATCAATATGACAGTGTTCTGCAGTCTGTCTTTAAAACGGAGTTCCTCAGTCTGCTGTACAAGCGTTACGAGGAAAAAACACGGAAAAAGTTGCCACTCAAGTTCAACAACCT ACTTGAATTTAAGGTGAAGAAAGGGGGATGGGGTCCGTTTGCATCTGCTGGCTCTCGACAGATCCAATTTCAGATGGGTCAGGGGGACGATGCAGTTCTGAAGCCGAGCAGTAAGGTCCTGTCTGTCAGTATTGGCCCCGGTTTGCCTAAAAACgcaa GACCAACACGGCGTGACAACCGAAAGAGCAGGTACATGGGCAACCAGAATCGCAATGTAGGCCAGAATTCACGTG AAGCTCCCAAATCTGATGGTCGAGGTAGAGGAACCCAAGGGCAGCCCGCCGTTAGGAACTCTCTGCTCCGTCAGCAGTCCAGCATGGATCAGCCCACCCTTCCCCGACTCCAGGGATCTCGCCGCAGTCAGCAGGAGAGCCAGATCTACACTGATATGGGCTTCATGAAGGTTCCTGATCAAGGCGTGGCAGG GATGCATCGCAGACGTTCGAAAGAGTACAAGCCTCTCCCAGGGTCAGGGCGACCCAAACCCAGACCCCGCACCCCACAATGCAGAGCACTCTACGCTTATGATGCTCAAGACACAGATGAGCTCAGCTTTCAAACAGATGAAATCATAGATATCCTAAGTGAAG ACCCCTCAGGTTGGTGGCTAGGCCGTCTTCGAGGAAAAGAAGGCGTGTTTCCTGGCAACTACGTTGAGAAGATCTAA